A stretch of DNA from Microbacterium croceum:
CAGTTGTCGTTGTCGCTGGAGCAGGCCGCGGCGACCGATGACGTGCGCGACACCGTGCACTACGGAGAGCTGGCCGAGAAGGTGGCCGCTGTCGTCGCGGGGGAACCGGTGGACCTTATCGAGACGCTCGCCTCGCGGATCGCCGATGTCGCGCTGGAGGACCAGCGGGTACAGTTCGTGACCGTCACCGTGCACAAGCCGCACGCCCCGATCCCGCTCACGTTCACCGATGTCGCGGTCTCCGTGCACCGAGGGCGCAGGCCCGCCGCGCTGGAGGACATCACCGCATGAGCCGCAACCTGACGATCCCGCCGAACATCCCGCCGTCCCGCGGGGGCCGCGCCGAGACGGTCGCCGTC
This window harbors:
- the folB gene encoding dihydroneopterin aldolase, translating into MDSLDQIALTGLTVFGRHGVYDHERENGQEFTVDLQLSLSLEQAAATDDVRDTVHYGELAEKVAAVVAGEPVDLIETLASRIADVALEDQRVQFVTVTVHKPHAPIPLTFTDVAVSVHRGRRPAALEDITA